Proteins from a genomic interval of Siniperca chuatsi isolate FFG_IHB_CAS linkage group LG10, ASM2008510v1, whole genome shotgun sequence:
- the mthfr gene encoding methylenetetrahydrofolate reductase has product MVNQVQRGDGSWQSRKSDSSGASNSGGESSKESSRCSTPVLDADRSDRLREKMRRRTESGDRWFSLEFFPPRTAGGAVNLISRFDRMGAGGPLFIDITWHPAGDPGSDKETSSMMIASTAVNYCGQESILHLTCCNQTKEKITGHLAKAKHLGLKNIMALRGDPVGADWEEEEGGFNYAVDLVKHIRSEFDDYFDICVAGYPTGHPEAESYEEDLRHLKEKVDAGADFVITQLFFRADTFLKFLDDCREVGITCPILPGIFPIQGYQSLRQLVKLSKLEVPEEITRVIEPIKDNDAAIRNYGIQQAVEMCRVLLDSGKVPGLHFYTLNREVATMEVLRQLGLWIEDPRRPLPWAVSAHPKRKVEDVRPIFWASRPKSYIYRTQDWDEFPNGRWGNSSSPAFGELNDYYLFYLKSKSSKDALLQMWGEELMNEESVYEVFTCYITAQPNLGGHKVMCLPWNDEPLAPETNLLKDELEKVNRRGVLTINSQPNINGKPSTDPIVGWGPAGGYVFQKAYLEFFTSSENVTALLKVLKKYEPRVNYHIVNVHGRNLTNAPDMQPNAVTWGIFPGREIVQPTVVDPVSFMYWKDEAFALWIEQWAKLYEDESPSRMIIKYIHDNYFLVNLVDNDFPLDSCLWQVIDDMFELLDAPPEPLHDGALSE; this is encoded by the exons ATGGTGAACCAGGTTCAGCGAGGGGACGGTAGCTGGCAGTCCCGCAAGAGCGACTCCAGCGGGGCCAGCAACAGCGGCGGGGAGAGCTCCAAGGAGAGCTCCCGGTGCTCCACGCCGGTGCTGGACGCAGACCGGTCGGACAGGCTGCGGGAGAAGATGCGGAGGAGGACGGAGTCCGGGGACCGCTGGTTCTCGCTGGAATTCTTTCCTCCCCGCACGGCCGGTGGAGCTGTCAACCTCATCTCCAG ATTTGACCGTATGGGCGCCGGAGGGCCCCTGTTCATCGACATCACCTGGCACCCGGCAGGGGACCCGGGCTCGGACAAGGAAACCTCGTCCATGATGATCGCCAGCACAGCGGTCAACTACTGCGGCCAGGAGAGTatcctccacctgacctgctgCAACCAGACCAAAGAGAAGATCACCGGCCACCTGGCCAAAGCAAAGCACCTGGGCCTCAAGAACATCATGGCGCTAAGAGGAG ACCCGGTGGGAGCAGactgggaggaagaggagggaggctTCAACTACGCCGTCGACCTCGTTAAACACATCCGGTCAGAGTTTGATGACTACTTTGACATCTGTGTCGCAG GTTACCCCACAGGCCATCCTGAGGCAGAGAGCTACGAGGAGGATCTCCGACACCTGAAGGAGAAGGTGGATGCTGGAGCAGACTTTGTCATCACCCAGCTGTTCTTCAGGGCAGACACGTTCCTCAAGTTCCTGGATGACTGCAGGGAAGTTGGCATCACGTGTCCCATCCTACCTGGAATCTTCCCCATTCAG GGGTACCAGTCTCTGCGTCAGCTCGTCAAGCTGTCGAAGCTCGAGGTGCCGGAGGAGATCACCAGAGTCATCGAGCCCATCAAAGACAACGACGCTGCTATCCGTAACTATGGGATCCAGCAGGCGGTGGAGATGTGCCGGGTGCTGCTGGACAGTGGAAAGGTACCAGGCCTCCACTTCTACACGCTGAACCGAGAGGTCGCCACCATGGAGGTGCTGCGACAGCTGGGCCTGTGGATCGAAGACCCCAG GCGGCCTCTTCCCTGGGCAGTGAGCGCTCATCCCAAACGCAAGGTGGAAGATGTTCGACCCATCTTCTGGGCCTCCAGGCCCAAGAGCTACATCTACAGGACCCAGGACTGGGACGAGTTCCCCAACGGCAGATG GGGAAACTCGTCATCTCCAGCTTTTGGCGAGTTAAACGACTACTACCTGTTCTACTTGAAGAGCAAGTCCTCCAAAGATGCACTGCTGCAGATGTGGGGGGAGGAGCTGATGAACGAAGAGAGCGTCTACGAGGTCTTCACCTGCTACATCACAGCTCAACCCAACCTCGGTGGACACAAG GTCATGTGTTTGCCATGGAACGACGAGCCTCTGGCCCCAGAGACCAACCTGCTGAAGGACGAGCTGGAGAAGGTGAACAGGCGAGGAGTCCTCACCATCAACTCCCAGCCCAACATCAACGGCAAACCCTCCACAGACCCTATAGTGGGCTGGGGGCCTGCAGGAGGCTACGTCTTCCAGAAG GCCTATCTGGAGTTCTTCACCTCCAGTGAAAATGTGACCGCTCTCCTCAAAGTGCTGAAGAAGTATGAGCCGCGTGTCAACTACCACATTGTTAATGTGCAT GGCCGGAACCTGACCAACGCCCCCGACATGCAGCCCAACGCGGTGACGTGGGGGATCTTTCCTGGCAGGGAGATTGTTCAGCCGACTGTAGTGGACCCAGTCAGCTTCATGTACTGGAAG GACGAGGCCTTTGCCTTGTGGATCGAGCAGTGGGCCAAACTCTATGAAGACGAGTCCCCTTCACGGATGATCATCAAGTATATCCACGACAACTACTTCCTGGTCAATCTGGTGGACAACGACTTCCCCCTGGACAGCTGTCTGTGGCAGGTCATCGACGACATGTTTGAGCTGCTCGACGCTCCTCCAGAGCCGCTGCACGACGGAGCGCTCTCTGAATaa